The following are encoded together in the Streptomyces sp. NBC_01465 genome:
- a CDS encoding sugar phosphate isomerase/epimerase family protein, with protein MIRSIATMTLGGTLPEKFDAIAAAGFQTIELAQSDLESFDGPPEDIRKLADTYGIRISVYQPFRDFEGRPRGEFGHHLERAQEMLRTARALGAELLLVCSTVAGDAVGDEDVRVADLRILADVAAEAGIKIGYEALSWGKFAHLYRHAWRIVDQVDRPNFGLVLDTFHSLALDDELSLLDSIPADRIALIQVADAPFMSCDIIQWSRHHRCLPGEGSFDLEGFLRRPMRNGYRGLLSLEVFSDQANTENPAAVAARGFRSLCALEYSTRRTLAATTTPERLAS; from the coding sequence ATGATCCGATCGATCGCCACCATGACGTTGGGTGGCACGCTGCCGGAGAAGTTCGATGCCATCGCGGCCGCCGGATTCCAGACCATCGAGCTGGCCCAGAGCGATCTCGAGAGCTTCGACGGCCCGCCCGAGGACATCAGGAAACTGGCGGACACGTACGGGATCCGCATCAGCGTCTATCAACCGTTCCGTGATTTCGAAGGACGGCCCCGCGGCGAATTCGGGCATCACCTCGAAAGAGCGCAGGAGATGTTGCGGACGGCCCGTGCACTCGGCGCCGAGTTGCTGCTGGTGTGCAGCACCGTGGCCGGCGACGCGGTGGGCGACGAGGACGTCCGGGTAGCGGACCTCCGCATCCTGGCCGACGTGGCCGCCGAAGCCGGGATCAAGATCGGCTACGAGGCGCTGTCGTGGGGGAAGTTCGCCCACTTGTACCGGCACGCCTGGCGCATCGTCGACCAGGTGGACCGACCCAACTTCGGGCTCGTACTGGACACGTTCCATTCGCTGGCGCTCGACGACGAACTGTCGCTCCTGGACAGCATTCCGGCGGACCGCATAGCCCTCATACAGGTCGCGGACGCACCGTTCATGTCGTGCGACATCATCCAATGGAGCCGGCACCACCGATGCCTTCCGGGCGAGGGCTCGTTCGACCTCGAGGGCTTTCTCCGCAGGCCGATGAGAAACGGCTATCGGGGCCTGCTGTCGCTCGAAGTCTTCAGCGACCAGGCCAATACCGAGAATCCGGCGGCAGTGGCCGCGCGCGGATTCCGGTCGCTCTGCGCACTCGAATACTCCACTCGCCGGACCCTGGCTGCCACGACCACTCCAGAACGCCTCGCCTCCTAG
- a CDS encoding NADP-dependent oxidoreductase: protein MSTSVLFDHYGEPGTLYVKDEPVPRPGSGEVVVRYRAIGINPIDWKILRGDLRARVPMNLPGACLGVEAAGVVVAVGPGVRRFTVGDPVIRHGRPGTFRTHEAVPAAQEADQLTPQPGRFSAEQAAVLPVAAGTAYSALRQVGLRAGERLLVHGASGGTGLATVQLALLMGASEVVGTGSARHHALLRGLGATPVEYGEGLRDRLDRLGPFHASVDCAGGQQPTDMAVHAVKDPARRVTIADRRAHERGVPHLDHVPLELASTLDLIGHSPFALPVAARFPLSQAAAALALGLEGGVGGKIVLLPGE, encoded by the coding sequence TTGAGCACCTCCGTACTCTTCGACCACTACGGCGAACCCGGCACGCTGTACGTGAAGGACGAACCCGTGCCCCGGCCGGGATCCGGCGAAGTCGTCGTCCGTTACCGGGCGATCGGGATCAATCCCATCGACTGGAAGATCCTCCGCGGCGACCTGCGCGCCCGTGTTCCGATGAACCTGCCCGGCGCCTGCCTGGGCGTCGAGGCTGCCGGGGTCGTGGTCGCCGTCGGCCCGGGGGTGCGTCGGTTCACGGTCGGCGACCCCGTCATCCGGCACGGGCGCCCCGGGACCTTCCGTACCCACGAAGCCGTTCCCGCGGCGCAGGAGGCCGACCAACTCACGCCTCAGCCGGGCCGGTTCTCCGCCGAGCAGGCCGCCGTACTTCCCGTAGCCGCAGGTACCGCGTACTCCGCGCTGCGCCAAGTCGGCCTGCGCGCGGGCGAGCGGCTGCTCGTGCACGGAGCGTCCGGCGGTACGGGTCTGGCCACGGTCCAACTCGCCCTGCTCATGGGCGCATCCGAAGTCGTCGGCACAGGATCGGCCCGCCACCACGCCCTTCTCCGCGGTCTGGGCGCGACACCGGTGGAGTACGGCGAAGGGCTGCGCGACCGGCTCGACAGGCTCGGTCCCTTCCATGCCAGCGTCGACTGCGCGGGCGGCCAACAGCCCACCGACATGGCCGTACACGCGGTGAAGGACCCGGCCCGCCGGGTGACCATCGCCGATCGACGGGCCCACGAACGCGGCGTGCCCCACCTCGATCACGTTCCGCTGGAGTTGGCGTCCACGCTCGACCTGATCGGACACAGCCCCTTCGCACTGCCCGTGGCCGCCCGCTTCCCCCTGTCACAAGCGGCGGCAGCACTCGCACTCG